Proteins found in one Panicum hallii strain FIL2 chromosome 4, PHallii_v3.1, whole genome shotgun sequence genomic segment:
- the LOC112889877 gene encoding 26S proteasome non-ATPase regulatory subunit 14 homolog: MVVGWYHSHPGFGCWLSGVDIKTQQSFEALNPRAVAAVIDPIQSMKGKVVIDAFRLINPQTMMLGQEPQQTTSNVGHLNKPSFQALIHGLNRHYYSIAINYRKNELEEMLNLAIKYNKAVQEEDELPRETCQSECRSAGCKEAFGRACVKFDVVKHSSDLGTMLDTIVF, encoded by the exons ATGGTTGTAGGCTGGTATCACTCACATCCTGGCTTCGGTTGCTGGCTCTCTGGAGTTGATATAAAGACTCAACAG AGTTTTGAAGCTTTGAATCCcagggctgttgctgctgtgatAGATCCCATCCAGAGTATGAAGGGGAAGGTGGTTATTGATGCATTCCGCCTCATTAATCCTCAAACCATGATGCTTGGCCAGGAGCCACAGCAGACGACATCAAATGTTGGGCACCTAAATAAGCCATCTTTCCAg GCTCTTATCCATGGGCTGAACAGACACTACTACTCAATTGCAATCAATTACAGGAAAAACGAGCTTGAG GAAATGCTGAACCTAGCCATCAAGTACAACAAGGCAGTGCAAGAGGAGGATGAGCTGCCACGAGAAACTTGCCAGAGTGAATGCCGGTCGGCAGGATGCAAAGAAGCATTTGGAAGAGCATGTGTCAAATTTGATGTCGTCAAACATAGCTCAGACCTAGGAACCATGCTTGACACAATTGTCTTTTAG